AGCTGAAAAGAAAGCAATAGAGTTTGAGGCAAAAATATCAATGGAAACAATTAAGATTCTCTTTCTCTAATACTAAAATTAAAGATATACCAAAGAGGCTCATAGCTTTTTAGTATAcaatcttaaattttcttttatccaGAGATCAAAGTACATTTATAGAAATTGCTGACACTGTCAAGGTTTAGCTTTTCATTCTGAAGTGTATGTATTTGTGAAAGACAGATGTAAACATCCAAGAAAGTAATAATAACCAATactatttttacataatttcagcagatagaaaaataattaaattgcaGAAAGTCATTACAGTTAACACTAAATTTGACCTGATTTAAGCTTCGTTTAGGGGTAGAGAGTCAAATTTGAAGatgaaagtttaaaagtaaacCATAAAGCATGAGTAGGAAGAtatttttgcagagatgaggCATGGTAAAATAGAGGACTAAAAGTTCTGTTGCGATAAAATTCAAACCCAGCCTTCTATCATTGCTGCTGTTATAGCCTTGATGGCGATAacttttaatgttattaaattatGATCTTCCTCAATCCTTCTCAACCATATGGACAATATTCTCAAccttattctttttcattattttaattttcactacAACTACAGTAAATCAAATGAAGGGGTAATAATGACCAGCCCAAAATTTTCAAGCCGATTTTCTCAGTTTTGCATACCAGCAGGGTGGCTTCTCCTTGCCATATGTGCTCTTTCCATACAAAATCTAACTACATTTACCAGTTCTCCAGCAAAAGATCATAGACACCctagaatgatatttttaaaaaatcaaactgaaatccCCCCTCCTTAATATAACcccataaaataatcaaaaggtgGGGATAATTACAAGGATACCTGAAAACAATCAGATTGAACTGCCATCATTAAGAGAGCAGCACGGTCACAAAACACTACTCAGCATGCCATAGTGTTCCCCTCACGTCTCTTCTCCATCAGCTATAATATTATAACGGCATCACTGTACTTCACAGGTTGCAGTGAGAGGGATTTACCTGGCCTTTCTTCCATGACTCAGCCCCTTATTTTTGCAGCCCTGTGGCTTCCTGCACACAAATATCCTTTCTCAGACACAAATGCTTACTTCTATTTTTGTTGTAAATTTTAATATGGTTTCTTCTCTCCCTAGgtcataataaatatattttatcatgctTTAATAGATTtcacaagaaattaaaaaacagtatcTTGATAAAATTTCCTCCATACAGCAAGCCAAGTTCATTCTGTGTGAACATTTCTCCCTTGTAAAACCAGAaagtaaatttttcaaataagaattttaatttaaattgactCTACATTTCTACAGCTATCATGTACCATGCTATCTGGAACCCCAAAGAAAGCAATTCTTAATCAGTTCTATAGAActtctttgttttgtatttaaacTAACAATTTATACtattccacacacaaaaaaaaatcagtgttacATTTTTCTTAACATCCAACTTAAAACATTAGACATAATAAGCCAAATGGGGAAAATGGTGATGAAATGctaaaaatgtaaacatgaaaaagtaaacatgaaaacaaatctctttttaaaaaaatcatttatttacaagAAAATCAGCCAGAAAATTGCATAGTTCCAAACAAATTCTCTATATAAAAAACAAGGGCCAATTTAGcgtcaactttttaaaatttatcttttaaataatgtttcaTCTATTGAACCTAGTCTTTCCTGGCAAACATGAATACGTGAGGTATTTTAATGTTTACTACTTTATAAATCAGAACTAGCTTTGTTCCTAAAGTTAAGATGATGTCTATCATTTTGCTTCAGAGAAACTTAAAATTGCTCCCTGGTGACTATTTCAATTAGCCACTCCCAAAATCCAatgtaaaaacaacaacaaaaaacactgcTATTTTACTAAAAGATTCCTGTCTTCCATTTCATTTTACCAACCCAAGTACAAATTCGGAGAAAAGCTTCTTAAGTCCTGCAGTTTCAAATTCCTTTTGTAATTCATCCAACGATGAATACTCTTTGACTTCAAATGCCAAAAACCTGCATTATACAAGAGAAACTCATGAATATGCCTAGATTTGTCAGAGTATAATTACCGATTCAGTTGCTTTTCTATCTGCAATAGTACTAAATTATACCTTTTATGTTCCGTCTGTACTTTTGTTTCAAACAGTACactaatcattttttctttgcatttctttccacTTGAGTCCACATCTACTTTGGAGGTTTTCTGAAGAATCAGGTACTCCTAAATGATAAATCAGTACGTTAAATACATACCTTACTCTGAACCTTAAGAGTTCTAGTTTAAAAGGAGCCATAAACCTGCAGGCTTATTTTCATGCTTACAGAGTACTCTCTGAATCAAGCAGTTAAAAGAGTTGCACAGTGTCTTTACATACTTGACAGAATAACATACTGGAGAACGCGGAAGTAAAGAGCGATATAATCAAACAACTTGAATTTAAATCTGCAGTGGACTGCCTACTACCTCTGACTCTGGGCTGGTTGTTTCagtcctctgtgcctcagttacctCCTCCATAAAATAGGACTCATAACAAGATCCACCTCATGGGGaatttataaggattaaatgagataatacattcaAAGCACCCAGAGGAGTACCTGGTATAGGGTGCTATGGCACACAACAGAGCACAAGCTACTGTTGTTATTACTAATTCAGCAGCTGAATCAAGTTATCTGGGACATAGTACTTACCATTCCAAGTTGATAGCATCTATAAATATGTATCTGAACATTCTCAATCCTAATATACAATCTTACAAAAATTTAACAGagaaatttacataaaatgacattttagagaaagcaaaaaaaaaaaagaacctctcAGAAAAGTACCATTTCTCTCCATTAGCAGAGTTCTAgtcatatgaataaatatttgttaattaattgaTGATTCAATCTGAGTAACATCTACAAAACAGCGGCATCTAGCCTAATAAACTAGAGCTAGCTTAAAGAAAAATCTGAGCCTTTTAGGTAAATAagtgcaagaaaataaatttgtattcatttttgtcAGCTAGTATTTTACCCAAAAGGATCAAATTTTATAGATATACTACAAATTACCTTAAAATACATGGTTCCTTGGTCAGGCCCCTAACCAGGATATATATTAAATCTGAATCATTATTGTATCTATGTACCATAATCCAGCAAGAATCTGGTTAATCAAATGCCAAAGTAGTTTTGTGGTAAGAGCTCATCATTAAAAAACTAGGTCGTTATTCTACAAATCTTTAAGATTATAGGTTGTTCAcactaaatttgttttaaataaattcaaacataATTATTCCTGACCTATCCTATCTGAAAGTATAAAATCTATTAAGTGATTTGTAGGTCTcctaagatttaaaatataataagcaGTTTTCCTCATCTGGTCCCTCATAAAACAGGTTCTAAGAGTGTAGAATAAGAACTTGAAAAATCTTAAGAAGATGATGATTTTGAAAGCAGCTACTGAGACAAGTCAAGTGGAAAGCAAAAGCTAGGTAGGAGGTGACAAGCTGACAGTCCTAATGATTCTGCTTTTACTAACATGAAATCTCAGTTATAAGGGACAAGCTCCTCTTTCCAGGTATTATAGACACCAAATTAAAGTGTCAGAATGTATTTTTAACTGCCAGAAGTTACAAATCTTGCAGACTACCCACAAATACACGCCTTGCTGTGCCTAACtatggaaagaaatattaatatacacaaaCTTTTATTGCACATTTATAAAGTTGAGGCTCATAGCTAATTACAGAAACAAACACTCATGtaccacagattttttttataaccCATCACTTTCATTAAGtggcatgatttttaaaatctgatctTATACTTATTCTTCAAGCTTTGAAAGTTTGTAGTTGCAATTAGGAGTTAGacattcttaaaaaagaaaatgaagatccATTAACATCGTAATAGTGAAAGCAGAAACATCTCAATGATTAATCTATCCCATTGTTATAAAACATACTTAAAGACAAATCATTTTAAGCAGAAAACAGCCAGATTCATATTCAACATTTAACTTTTTCACACCTTGATGTTGCTTTTGTCTCCTTGTAGTAAAATCAGTATTATTTTACCCATGAACATCAGTCTTCCTGTCAGCCTTAAATCTGAAGCCCACTTCTCCACGGTTTTGACATATTTAGTCTTTGCTCTCATGTGATCTAAATGTAAAAGAGTTATCCACAATCCATCATCGACAGTCGTGCTTGTTGGAAAAGTACACTTTTCACTGCCACTTCCAGTTTCTGGTTGCTTAAGGATATACCTGAGATTCTGCTGAATCCAGAGAACCAGCTCGTGAACCATAGGCTCTGACAAAAGGTTCTCTGCTTGCTCACGTAACTTCTCTTTCACAGTCACACACTGGGCCCTGGTCAGGTATTCAGAGTTAACGGAGATGCCAGGAAGACACAAAGGGTAATTGACCGGCAAATGGAACACCAATTCTAAGGGTATATCCACATCCATAAGTCCTTCAGCTTTTGTGTGAATTCTGAACACGGTTCCATCTGTCTCTGGAAGACATGCAAAAATAATCATTAGCTGTACGTAATTCAATTTGAATGCAACACTAACaagttaaaaattttgtttcaaatgtcgatttatttttcacaagaaaATGCTGAGTTACTTTAGGAAGAGACATGCAATACTAAAAAGCCATGATTTACAGATTATTTCCTTCATCCATATACGTACATTCGTGTACTCACGCACACCAACACTCAGGACTTAGATGGCATTTATACTTGCTATCACCACATTTTTACTAAAATACCAGAAAGGTTTTTCATCACACAATGTATTTCTATCCAGACTTAGTTGATAATTTTAGAAACCGCTAATAAACTCTTATGAACTTTCAAAGCAGCAGTaccatgtatatataaaatcagaaattaatcaAAAAGTTCTACGCTCAATTCACAGAAGGTCATTTTAAGGTAAATCCAAGTCAAAGTAAACACTGGAATCGGTGTGGTTGTAGGGTTGCAGAAAAACTGAAGACTGCGTGTGACACAGTAACTGCCTGAACTGCTCTGttcttattttgaatatattagtATCAGTGTAACATGACGGTAGCAAGATGAACTGAAATTGAGTGGACATCAATTCAGCCTCTTCTGGCTCCccaagaaggaaggggagagcaCTCAGAGGATATCAGATGAAATGCTCTGCTCTCTTTCAGATTTGCTTGGCTTCACCCCTCTGATGTGTTCCACACCACTTCACCTCACTTTTCAGAAAGTTGATAAAACGTCAGAATCTCTCTGAAGCTAACTTGTCTCTATCTCCCCCTACTTTCTGCATAGGCccttgttttattcttcttcacGAGAGATGCAGTCAAATCTTTCTCATTTTCGTACCTGGAGGGCTGCTCAACAGCCTCAACAACAGAAACCTGAAtgtattcccattttaaagaacCTAACAGAACATTAAAATTGCTTCCTAGCCATCTGATTCCATGTATACAAAAGCCACTGTTACAGACATCAATTCACACAGGACCAAGCACGTCTGTTACACAGAGTTTTTCTTTAATAGACTCTTCAGTATTAGCAGCAAGGAACTACTATTTTAGGGCACCACCTGGAAACACAGGCAGTAACCATTACAAGGACCATGCTAAAATGAtgtaatttatgaataaatttgtattaCATAAGTAAAATGTGTATTGTATAAAGAAGTGTTCCAAACTTAACTTGATACATTCCTTCAAAATCCATCACATTTCTCAAAACCTCTTTCTTGTATTCAGTTggttatccttttaaaaaaatattttattgttaaagtAGACACCCTAACTATATGTCAGTTAAATCAGTACATTTTGCTATGTGAAATGGGCATTAATAAATAGACCTGCAGAGAACATATGACCATTAGGCCGAATAAACTCTCCAATAATCATCTAGAGAGTCCACATTCTCTCTCAAGGAGAAGATACAACTTTTAAAgatcttcattcattcaccattcAACAGAcattctcttcattcattcatcattcaacaaacattcaccGAGCACCTACTAAGCTCAAGGCACTGTACTAGTCTCTGAGGGAAAAGAATGGGTAATACACAGATCCTGACACGTTGACTCAATTCAGTGTTTCAGAACTTGAAAAGGGTGGTTACATCCCAAGTGATCTTCCTCAACTTCTCTTCTACAcctaaaaatttctttatttacaaatatatatacatataatttatataaatgtttatttattgggATAATTCTTCAGGGGTCTGGCATTTCTGAATATCTTCTGAGCAGAGGGCACTGATAGCTTTGTTCAAGGATGTTTACATAACAGACGGCCTTGAAGCTAGAGATTTCTCCCTCCAGGTCAGAGGGAAGATTTATTTCCTAACCAGAGTAAGACAACATATTCCTTCAAGACAAAGGTTGAGCAGGATCTCTAGCAGCCCCTTATAAGACTGGAGGGTTCCTAAGCTCAGTGTTCCTCAGCTGTGACAAGACCTACTGTGTGCATAGTATCCACTTCAGTCCAGACCTACTGTGTGCGTAGTATCCACCTCAGTCCACCTCCACACTGCCCCACAGGACTTGGGGACTAAGAAACAATATGAACATGAAGCTCATGCTACCTGCTGTGCAGCAAGCAATAGACTGTCTAGCAGCTGCAGTCGTAGTCACTGCTGCTTGGGAACTGCTTGACCATTTGACAATATACACTTTTTTATCACCACCTTGCTCTTTCCTTTTCACTCCTTTCTCTGAGAAAAAAGCGTCTTCTTCCCTTCCACAGGAAACCTTACCGTCTCGAAGACATTGTTCCAATCATTATCACTTCTCTCGTAATTGCATTTTCTATCCCTCTCTCTAATGTTTCCTCTCTTCTActaacaaaatatttatcttctccttgcttcaaaaaaaaaaaatccaatactACTAATTCCCTTAAGCTACAGACGTACCTCTCTGTCCCTTCATCTGCAGCCACCGTGCAGGAAAGAGGCAACTCAGCAGGCTTGGGCTGCTCAAATCCTGCACGTTCCCCAGATCAGCCTGCTTTCAGGAATGGCCCATGGCTGCCTCCTGAGAGCTCACCTCTGAGTCCTTGTAATATTCTATttcagtgactcacgcctgtaatcctagcactctgggaggccacggcgggaggatcgcttgaggtcaggagttcaagaccagcctgagagagtgagactccatctctattaaaaacagaaaatttagcaaggcgtggtggtacgcacctgtagtcccagctactcaggaggctgaggcaggaagatcccttgagtccaggggtttgaagttgctgtgagctaggctgacgccatgccactctagcccgggtgacagtgagactcttgtctcaaaaacaaaaaaaagaatgtttgggTATGTCTGAAGGATTGGGCCATACAGCACCTGTTGATTAAATGGTTTATGCTAACTGTAATTTATGGTGAATCTTCTTGCTCCAGGGGCTGGAGCCTCAGTAGCTAAAATCAGCCATATAGGTGCTACATGCCTACATGACTGACCCCCAATAAACACTCTGGACACCGAGGCTCAAGTGAGTTTTCCTCATTGTCAACATGTCTCATGTGTTGTCACACATTACTGCTAAGAGAATTAAGCATgtctgtgtgactccactggAAGAGGACACCTGGAACCTAGCTCCTGGTTTTTCCTGGACTTCATTCTATACACATTATCTCTTTGCAGATTCTAATCTGTATCCAACTTGTAATACATTGCAACCAGCTTTTCTGAGTCCTGTAAGTCCTTCTAGCAAATCAATGAGTCTGAGGATGGTTTGGGGACCCCTGACACAGCCCCACTCAATGGCCTTTATCCTGTCCTATGCTTCAATAGCATCTGAACCTACTGAACCAATCTCCTtctcaaaattctctcttccccttACCTCTCAGACACCACATAGTCCTGGTGCTTTTCCCATATCTCTGCTTATTCCTTCACTAAAGGAATATTCCTTCTTTTCCTAAACCCCTAAACACACAGGCATTCTGTAAAGCATAATACCACAAACAACTTTCTTGCTCCAGTTATCCAGgcttaaaatcttaaagtcaccTTCCactccatttttttccctccctgctTCATACTTAATATTCAATTGCCAAACTCCCACTACAATCCTCCAGAATTTCTCCCTCTTCCATTCATACTACCATCCTCTTAATCCAGGCCTTTCTCTGGCTTCTGCAATAGTGGTTTCCTTCCCACACCAAATCATCCTACACTGCTCTCTCAGGCTGACAAACAAATTGAATTACAAATTCCTCCATCCAACACCAAGGGCCAGTTCACCACTCTACTTCCTCTCTCCTCATTCCTTGCTTCAACTAACCCACTTTACGCTGTGCCCTGACCTAACTCCCTAGTTTCCTATCTCTGCTCTGGACCTTGCTCCTGCTATCGTGCCTTTCAAGAAGGCCTTTAACCTTGTGTCTCCTAGAATTTTGTCAATCTCCATGGCACCTCTCTAAAGCCTGCCCTTATGACTTCCATGGTGCTCTGAACTTACTTATGGTATTTTCATGCCTAGAATTATTGTGGTTAAAccaaattaacattttctccacCACTGAAatatctcaattttctttttaaacaacaaCCAAAAGAGAGTTTACAAAAAAAGCCTTAAACCTTACAGTTGTACAGCTCTTATAATTATGCTAGTAGGTTTTAACCATGGATCACACAGGTGCAGAAGTCCTTGGTACCTGTCATAGGCTAAATAACGGACCCAAAGATATACACAGCCTGTTCCTTGGAGCCTATGAGTATGTTCCCTTACATCAAATGGGCCTTTGTACACATATTAAGTTACAGATCttgaaatggggagattatcctggattactcAGGTGAGCCTTAAATGTAACcacaggtgtccttataagggGGAGGCAGAAGATTTTACCACAAAAGAAGGCAATGTATCCACTAAAGCAAGATGCTCTGCTGCAGGCTTCAAAGAATCCCTTTCTGATCAAAACCCTGAGACTCACAGTGTTCTCCAACTTCTGCCATATAAACACCCACCTGTTCCTCCCCAAAACAGGGAACCAAATGACAGAAACCATCGAGGGAGTCTTGAAAGTCTATCGAGCCAGCCATGTAAACCCTTaccagttttcatttttctctctgtcattttCTGGTCCTAGCCAGCAAACAGAATAGCAATGGGGGGAAATCCTGACTTTTACCTTAAAAGATTGTGAAACTGTTAGttgtaatatatattcaaaagaaaaactactttaattcttttaagaattGGAAGAATAAACATTCTTCCTAATTGGTCTTCCTGGTGAATCCTCCTGCCCACCCATCCACACACACTGTAgctgaaaactaaaattatacaaaatgatACTATcgatataagaaaatgaaaagcctaATAATGCACCCCATTCTGCTGATATTTAATGTGGAAATAAAATTACACATGCTTTTTAAAACCTCATGTTCTCCCTAAAACTCTAGAAGTATCTTATCCTTCCGTTTCTCATCTGCCTTAATTTGTACAAGCAATTAAACTTACTCCTTTGCCTCAAAATTTTTCATGTAACACATGCACTTTAAGTCtgaattttttgtgtttgttttctttttttccataataaaaagaaaacaaagttacGCCTATCTGCTTTAGGTTATTAACAGCTTAGAAACAgtgattaacaacaacaaaaaaggattgTGTTCTAAATCGAATGGTaatctctgcccctccctggccccctaATTCTCTAGTTAATAAGCTTAACTCACAAACTCATCTTTCTCAACAAATATCTAAGCCCTAAAAAACTTATGACTGCCCTAGAAAACTCCAATGTTCGTAAGTTTCGAGGCTATTTCCATCTATTCTAAAGACCCTACCAAAAGATGTAGGTCTCACCTCCAGTTGAAGTTCATACAAATTGACTAGCTGTTGTTTTTTATAAATCACTCTACCTTATAATAGTTGTATCCATTTCATAACTAAAGCAAAACACAAACTGAAATAGGTTTCAGATCTTATCCTTCCTCATaaacacacaaaagaaattaTGCTCCTAACCACACTCCAGACAACAGAAAttcaaactaccaaaactgaacTGAACCCCAAATTCCACACTAATGCTATTTTTAaggtttcattcttcttcatagTCTATAACACTCAATAACATAGTCCAATAACAGAAGACACTGACAAGGGTAAACAAAATTTAAGAGAATGGGTTCTTCAAGTTTCATTTAGTGCCCAAGgagaacaataagaaatcatttaCATACCACATACAGCTGACTTTCCctatacttgctttttttttttcttttgcagtttttATATATCCTCAATGTGAGACTGCAGAAAACCACTAAGAAGCCTCCAACACCTTCTCGTACTTCATGTACCAGgactttctttcctcttgttcCCAGGCAGTTCATAAGTGCACATACACAAGTGCTTGTTTTAGGCTTCAGCTGGATTTTTACATGTTTAAGTgcagttacaaaagaaaaaaaaaaaaactaaaaataaatgaagctaaAAGTGGCAATCCAATCCTTCAGAAGTGAAGTTCAAGGCTAAATTGGTTTTACAGAGGTGAGCTCAGTACTGACAATGAGCAGGAAACAGCTGAGAAGATTTAAAGCGGTTAAGGTGTAACACTCACGATTCATTTTGCAAGACAGCCCAATCTAATCTGAACATTAGTGTTAATAACATAGAAAAATTCACCCTGAAACTACTGTGCAAACATTTTACCTGATTCTGGGTTTTATACATCtcccattttagaaatttttcatctGTGAGATGATTTCCAGAAATGCAACTCCCACATATAATGAGCACTGACTACAGCAATACAATCTCTGTGACCCTCAATTTCCCCATCAGGAAAATGAAGATGCATAACACCTACCTCACACACCTCATAGATGTACACATACACCCTCCTCTTTAGAACTGTTCTAAACATAAACTGGATCATGCCATGTCTTTTCTCTGGGTGCTCATTATTGCTCATTTTTGCTCTGTCTTTCTGGACAAGTGTTTCCTCGCTCTCCACAACTGTTTTATTGATGCAGCAGCCACATTTCTATTTAGGAACATGATGCACCGCAAAAGTTCATACACTCTCGAACCTGGTGGTTATTTAACCAGTCCAAGCTCAGTTATTGTCTCTGTAAAATAAGGCCAAGAGTAACCCTCATGGAGTAAGAAACATTTAAAGTCTCAGGTACATGGTAAGTGACCCCATTAAACTTGGCACCTGGACTGGAGAGGGACAGACTGTTCTTACAACCCTCCCTAATTGACAGGCGTATAAGGACTTACATAATTTGTCTCCCTAAGAGATGGTTACACCTGATGCCTCTTACTTACTGTAACCTTTGTAAAGAGACCAAAATGTAGATAAATCCCCTGAAATTCTGATTAAATTTTTTAACCCAGCTAAATTGAATCCAATTATTCAGCCTCTTCAATCTTGTGGCCCTAATATTTCACCCTCGGATTAGAGCCTGAGCCTTTCTGGGCTATCTTGTGACCAGCAGTGCAATCCCTCTGCAATGTTCTCCTGATTCCAGTGGCAGTAGGGAGAACCTTACTtggggaaggccaggaaggaacCAATGGTGTTCAGAGTGTTCTGGTACCGAGCTTATACCCTCTAACCCAAACGGACAGCAATAGTGAACCGTAGCCAGCAGTCTTTTTTTGTGGTCTGTTAAAAAAGTCCTTACCTTATCCTTAATTCCCAGTTGTGAATATCAAACACCCCTATTTCAATCACTGAATTGTTCTACTCTGCAATGAACCTTTCAGCAACAAAATGTCCTAAGTTGTTACACTGAATTCTTTCATAATTCAATTACTTATTGATGCCAGAACACTGAATTAAATTAATTAGGAGGCACGGCTTGAAAGTCATGCTCAATTTAACAGCAAATAAAGGGTCCACAGTGTTCTCAATATTAAGAaactgttctctttctttctacacATACTTTTTGGGGCTTTCTCTGACCTGTCAGCAGTGTTTTATGCTCAGCTGTGTACTCATGACCCAAACTATTACTATCTCTTTAAGGTGTGATAGGAAATCGCAGGTTCATTTTTCCAGGATATTCCCAACTGAgctataataaatgaatttaagaaaactGATGATCTCTTCAAATAGCTGCCTCAGGCAGAAGTAATTATCAATAAagacagcagaggagacagaaagGGAGATGGGAATTACGAAGGCTATCCAATCACAAGAGGGGTGACAAGAAAACACTAAAAGTGAGTAAGTCCCTTCATATGGATTTTAAGCAATTGTTTCAAAAAGATACAAGACAGGCTAGGTA
Above is a window of Lemur catta isolate mLemCat1 chromosome 3, mLemCat1.pri, whole genome shotgun sequence DNA encoding:
- the RWDD3 gene encoding RWD domain-containing protein 3 isoform X2, with translation MAAESVREELSALAAIFCGPHEWEVLSRSETDGTVFRIHTKAEGLMDVDIPLELVFHLPVNYPLCLPGISVNSEYLTRAQCVTVKEKLREQAENLLSEPMVHELVLWIQQNLRYILKQPETGSGSEKCTFPTSTTVDDGLWITLLHLDHMRAKTKYVKTVEKWASDLRLTGRLMFMGVPDSSENLQSRCGLKWKEMQRKND
- the RWDD3 gene encoding RWD domain-containing protein 3 isoform X1; its protein translation is MAAESVREELSALAAIFCGPHEWEVLSRSETDGTVFRIHTKAEGLMDVDIPLELVFHLPVNYPLCLPGISVNSEYLTRAQCVTVKEKLREQAENLLSEPMVHELVLWIQQNLRYILKQPETGSGSEKCTFPTSTTVDDGLWITLLHLDHMRAKTKYVKTVEKWASDLRLTGRLMFMGKIILILLQGDKSNIKEYLILQKTSKVDVDSSGKKCKEKMISVLFETKVQTEHKRFLAFEVKEYSSLDELQKEFETAGLKKLFSEFVLGLVK